A genomic window from Nerophis ophidion isolate RoL-2023_Sa linkage group LG22, RoL_Noph_v1.0, whole genome shotgun sequence includes:
- the LOC133540703 gene encoding tyrosine-protein kinase ZAP-70 — translation MATDPAAELPFFFGSISRADAEQYLKLAGMSDGLFLLRQCLRNLGGYVLSMVCNIEFHHYTIEKQLNNTYCIARGKPHCGLSELCEFYSKDPDGLVCALRKPCLRSPDTPIQTGLFDSLKEHMLKEYVRQTWGLEGEAMKQAVISQAPQLEKLIATTAHERMPWYHGQIPRQESERLLYRGSQPDGKFLIRDREEPNTYALSVMYGKSIYHYQIIQGKSGKYSMPEGTQFDTIWQLVEYLKMKSDGLVTCLGDACVNGAAGKLPSLPATRRMGLNSYTPTPRGSVPLNVTSKAAPAAVPADDLLLPMDCVGFNAYHNPNDIKKFNIRRDQLMIDEVELGSGNFGCVKKGVLMADNGQMDVAIKVLKSDNEALVKEEMMKEAEIMHQLSNPFIVRMLGLCRAESLMLVMEMAAAGPLNKFLFSNKDTVTVENVVNLMHQVSMGMKYLEEKNFVHRDLAARNVLLVNQQFAKISDFGLSKALGADDSYYKARSAGPWPLKWYAPESVNFRKFSSKSDVWSYGVTMWEAFSYGGKPYKKMKQMEVNNMIESGKRLACPAKCPERIYELMKECWTYKHEERPDFKKVEEAMRSYHYSISNKVKPEGFASAADPKKPT, via the exons ATGGCCACCGACCCTGCAGCAGAACTACCCTTTTTCTTCGGCAGCATCAGTCGCGCTGACGCTGAGCAGTATTTGAAGCTGGCCGGCATGTCAGACGGGCTCTTCTTGCTGCGTCAGTGTCTCCGAAATCTGGGTGGCTATGTCCTCTCCATGGTGTGCAACATTGAGTTCCACCATTACACCATTGAGAAACAGCTTAACAACACCTACTGCATCGCACGAGGCAAACCACACTGTGGGCTTTCAGAGCTGTGTGAGTTCTATAGCAAGGACCCTGATGGGCTGGTGTGTGCTCTGAGGAAACCCTGCTTACGCTCCCCGGATACACCGATCCAAACCGGGTTGTTTGACAGCCTGAAGGAACACATGTTGAAGGAGTATGTCAGGCAGACCTGGGGGCTTGAG GGAGAAGCCATGAAGCAAGCGGTCATCAGTCAAGCTCCTCAACTGGAAAAGCTCATCGCCACTACAGCCCACGAGAGGATGCCTTGGTATCACGGTCAAATCCCCCGACAGGAAAGTGAGAGACTGCTCTATCGCGGTAGTCAACCAGACGGCAAGTTTCT CATTAGAGACCGAGAGGAGCCTAATACTTATGCACTGTCTGTCATGTATGGAAAAAGTATTTATCACTATCAAATCATCCAAGGCAAGTCAGGAAAATATTCCATGCCAGAAGGGACACAGTTTGATACAATATGGCAG CTGGTAGAGTACCTGAAGATGAAATCCGATGGCCTGGTGACATGTCTTGGCGATGCATGTGTCAACGGAGCGGCTGGAA AGCTACCCAGTCTTCCAGCAACA AGGAGAATGGGCCTAAATAGCTACACACCTACCCCTCGAG GCTCGGTTCCTCTGAATGTGACTTCCAAGGCCGCCCCAGCAGCTGTGCCTGCAGATGATCTTCTACTTCCAATGGACTGCGTCGGGTTCAACGCATATCATAATCCCAACGACATCAAGAAGTTTAACATTCGGAGGGACCAGCTGATGATCGACGAGGTCGAGCTCGGCTCTGGCAATTTTGGCTGCGTGAAGAAGGGAGTCCTCATGGCTGACAA CGGCCAGATGGATGTTGCCATCAAAGTGCTGAAGAGCGACAACGAGGCGCTCGTGAAGGAGGAGATGATGAAGGAGGCGGAGATCATGCACCAGCTGAGTAATCCCTTCATTGTTCGGATGCTGGGGCTGTGCAGGGCTGAAAGTCTGATGCTGGTCATGGAGATGGCTGCCGCCGGACCTCTCAACAAGTTTCTTTTCTCAAACAA GGACACAGTGACGGTGGAGAACGTTGTCAACCTGATGCACCAGGTGTCCATGGGGATGAAATATCTGGAAGAGAAAAACTTTGTGCACAGAGATTTAGCAGCTCGCAATGTATTGCTGGTCAACCAACAGTTTGCTAAAATCAGTGACTTTGGGCTGTCCAAGGCCCTGGGAGCGGACGACAGCTACTACAAG GCCCGTTCTGCAGGCCCGTGGCCGCTGAAGTGGTACGCGCCGGAATCTGTCAACTTCCGCAAGTTCTCCAGCAAAAGTGACGTGTGGAGTTACGGGGTCACCATGTGGGAAGCCTTCTCATACGGCGGGAAACCCTACAAG AAAATGAAACAGATGGAGGTGAATAATATGATTGAAAGTGGGAAGCGCTTGGCGTGTCCCGCAAAGTGTCCGGAACGGATATATGAACTGATGAAAGAATGCTGGACATACAA ACATGAGGAGCGCCCCGACTTCAAGAAGGTGGAGGAGGCCATGAGATCTTACCATTATTCCATATCAAACAAGGTTAAACCAGAAGGATTTGCCTCTGCCGCTGATCCGAAGAAACCGACATAA